Proteins found in one Sorghum bicolor cultivar BTx623 chromosome 1, Sorghum_bicolor_NCBIv3, whole genome shotgun sequence genomic segment:
- the LOC8078010 gene encoding AP-2 complex subunit alpha-2 isoform X2, with protein sequence MALSGMRGLSVFISDIRNCHNKEQERLRVDKELGNIRTRFKNEKGLSPYEKKKYVWKMLYIYMLGYDVDFGHMETVSLISAPKYPEKQVGYIVTSCLLNENNDFLRMVINTVRNDIIGRNETFQCLALTMVGNIGGKEFSESLAPDVQKLLISSSCRPVVRKKAALCLLRLYRKNPDVVNIDGWADRMAQLLDERDLGVLTSVMSLFVSLVSNNAEAYWNCLPKCVRILERLARNQDIPQEYTYYGIPSPWLQVKTMRALQYFPTIEDPNARRALFEVLQRILMGTDVVKNVNKNNASHAVLFEALALVMHLDAEKEMMSQCVALLGKFIAVREPNIRYLGLENMTRMLLVTDVQDIIKRHQAQIITSLKDPDISIRRRALDLLYGMCDVTNAKEIVEELLQYLNTAEFAMREELSLKAAILAEKFAPELLWYVDVILQLIDKAGDFVSDDIWYRVVQFVTNNEDLQSYAAAKAREYLDKPALHETMVKVSAYLLGEYGHLLARRPGCSPKELFAIINDKLPTVSTSTVAILLSTYAKILMHTQPPDVGLQQQILTIFKKYESYIDVEIQQRAVEYFELSRKGPALADVLAEMPKFPERESALLKKAEDAEIDTAEQSAIKLRSQQQTSSALVVADHPPANGSAPPANHLTLVKMPSQTVSDTQESGVIYEEAPKPPVEAPKENGTPVEVESRDTNITEINNEIKAEPPSTSHSTSPADLLADLLGPLAIEGPPAVEQNPAQGLNANQSPVDDLALATLEDQSNSVQPTVNVEEKFHILCTKDSGVLYEDPHIQIGLKAEWRAHHGRLILFLGNKNTSALTSVRALILPPGHLKMELSSVPDTIPPRAQVQVPLEVANLRASRDVAVLDFSYTFGTLVDAKLRLPVVLNKFLQPITLTPEEFFPQWKALTVHSLKVQEVVKGVKPMPLSEMANLFMSLHLAVAPGLDNNPNNLVACTTFFSEATRAMLCLIRVETDPQDRTQLRLTVASGDQYLTFELKEFVKEHLIGIPRTQAAPPRAPVQPQLPAAAPATYNDPGAMLAGLL encoded by the exons ATGGCGCTCTCGGGGATGCGGGGGCTCTCCGTCTTCATCAGCGACATACGCAACTGCCACAACAAGGAGCAGGAGCGCCTCCGCGTCGACAAGGAGCTCGGCAACATCCGCACGCGGTTCAAAAACGAGAAG GGCTTATCACCATACGAGAAGAAAAAATATGTATGGAAAATGCTTTACATTTATATGCTGGGTTATGATGTTGATTTTGGGCATATGGAAACTGTCTCGTTGATATCTGCACCAAAGTATCCTGAGAAGCAG GTTGGTTatattgtgacatcttgcttactGAATGAGAACAATGATTTCTTAAGAATGGTAATAAATACAGTACGGAATGACATAATCGGACGAAATGAGACTTTCCAGTGCTTAGCATTGACAATG GTAGGTAACATTGGTGGGAAAGAATTTTCTGAGTCACTAGCCCCAGATGTCCAGAAACTTCTT ATTTCAAGTAGTTGCCGTCCTGTTGTCAGAAAGAAGGCTGCTCTATGCCTTCTGCGGCTTTATAGGAAGAATCCTGATGTTGTGAATATTGATGGCTG GGCGGATCGAATGGCACAACTTCTAGATGAACGTGATCTAGGTGTGCTGACATCTGTCATGAGTCTTTTTGTTTCACTAGTATCCAACAATGCTGAAGCATATTggaattgtcttccaaaatgtGTAAGAATATTGGAGAGGTTAGCAAGAAATCAAGATATTCCACAAGAGTACACTTACTACGGAATTCCATCCCCTTGGCTTCAG GTAAAGACAATGAGAGCTCTTCAGTACTTCCCTACCATTGAAGATCCCAACGCAAGACGAGCTTTGTTTGAG GTCTTACAGCGCATTTTGATGGGTACTGATGTTGTTAAAAACGTTAACAAGAACAATGCCTCACATGCTGTTCTCTTTGAAGCTCTTGCTCTG GTCATGCATCTGGATGCTGAAAAGGAGATGATGTCACAGTGTGTGGCTCTTCTTGGGAAGTTTATTGCAGTCCGGGAGCCAAACATTCGGTACCTTGGTCTG GAAAACATGACTAGGATGCTGTTAGTAACAGATGTGCAGGATATCATTAAAAGGCACCAGGCTCAGATCATTACATCTTTGAAGGACCCAGATATCAG CATTAGACGGAGGGCTCTTGATTTATTATATGGCATGTGTGATGTTACAAATGCAAAGGAAATTGTTGAGGAGTTATTGCAG TACCTTAATACAGCTGAATTTGCAATGCGTGAAGAGTTGTCTCTGAAGGCAGCTATACTTGCAGAAAAATTTGCTCCAGAACTATTGTG GTATGTTGATGTTATTCTTCAGCTTATAGACAAAGCTGGAGATTTTGTAAGTGATGATATATGGTATCGAGTGGTACAATTTGTCACGAACAATGAAGATCTACAG TCATATGCTGCAGCTAAAGCGAGAGAATATCTTGACAAGCCTGCTTTACATGAGACGATGGTCAAG GTGAGTGCCTACCTTCTTGGGGAGTATGGCCATCTTTTGGCCCGGAGACCTGGCTGTAGCCCTAAGGAATTGTTTGCTATTATAAATGATAAACTTCCGACAGTATC GACAAGTACcgtagctattcttctctcaaCCTATGCCAAGATATTGATGCACACTCAGCCTCCTGATGTTGGACTGCAGCAACAAATCCTCACAATATTTAAAAA GTATGAGAGTTATATTGATGTTGAAATACAACAGAGAGCAGTTGAATATTTTGAACTAAGCAGGAAAGGCCCTGCTTTGGCAGATGTGTTGGCTGAAATGCCAAAATTCCCTGAACGTGAG TCTGCGCTGTTGAAGAAGGCTGAAGATGCTGAAATTGACACAGCAGAGCAAAGTGCTATAAAGCTACGTAGTCAGCAACAAACTTCCAGTGCTCTTGTTGTAGCTGATCACCCCCCTGCAAATGGATCTGCACCACCAGCTAATCATCTCACTCTTGTGAAGATGCCAAGCCAAACTGTTTCTGACACTCAGGAGAGTGGAGTAATTTATGAAGAGGCTCCCAAGCCTCCCGTTGAAGCTCCCAAAGAAAATGGGACTCCCGTCGAAGTGGAGAGCAGGGACACAAACATTACTGAAATCAACAATGAGATTAAAGCTGAACCTCCCTCTACATCTCATTCTACTTCTCCCGCAGACCTCCTGGCAGATCTTTTGGGTCCTCTTGCGATAGAGGGCCCTCCTGCTGTAGAGCAAAATCCTGCCCAAGGATTGAATGCTAATCAAAGTCCAGTTGATGACTTGGCACTTGCTACCCTTGAGGATCAGTCCAACTCAGTTCAG CCAACTGTCAACGTCGAGGAAAAGTTTCACATATTGTGCACAAAAGATAGCGGAGTGCTGTATGAGGATCCTCACATTCAG ATTGGTTTGAAAGCGGAGTGGCGTGCCCATCATGGCCGTCTTATTCTTTTCCTGGGTAACAAAAATACTTCAGCCCTTACGTCAGTGCGGGCGCTGATTTTGCCTCCTGGTCATTTGAAAATGGAACTTTCGTCAGTTCCCGATACTATTCCTCCAAGAGCACAG GTGCAAGTTCCACTTGAGGTTGCGAATCTCCGTGCAAGTAGAGATGTTGCGGTTCTAGATTTCTCATATACTTTTGGAACTTTG GTGGATGCCAAACTTCGACTCCCTGTTGTATTGAATAAATTTTTGCAGCCTATAACTCTTACCCCTGAAGAATTTTTCCCCCAGTGGAAAGCGCTGACTGTTCATTCGCTGAAGGTTCAAGAAGTG GTTAAAGGTGTGAAACCAATGCCTCTTTCTGAGATGGCTAATCTTTTCATGAGCCTTCACTTGGCTGTCGCCCCCGGACTT GATAACAACCCAAACAATCTGGTTGCATGCACAACATTCTTTTCTGAAGCAACGCGTGCCATGCTTTGTCTG ATAAGAGTTGAAACAGATCCACAAGACAGGACCCAACTGCGGCTAACAGTTGCCTCGGGCGACCAATATTTGACATTCGA GTTGAAAGAGTTCGTCAAGGAACATTTGATTGGTATCCCAAGGACTCAGGCTGCCCCACCTCGTGCACCGGTCCAGCCACAGTTGCctgctgcagcacctgccacaTACAATGACCCTGGTGCCATGCTTGCTGGATTGCTATGA
- the LOC8078010 gene encoding AP-2 complex subunit alpha-2 isoform X1: protein MALSGMRGLSVFISDIRNCHNKEQERLRVDKELGNIRTRFKNEKGLSPYEKKKYVWKMLYIYMLGYDVDFGHMETVSLISAPKYPEKQVGYIVTSCLLNENNDFLRMVINTVRNDIIGRNETFQCLALTMVGNIGGKEFSESLAPDVQKLLISSSCRPVVRKKAALCLLRLYRKNPDVVNIDGWADRMAQLLDERDLGVLTSVMSLFVSLVSNNAEAYWNCLPKCVRILERLARNQDIPQEYTYYGIPSPWLQVKTMRALQYFPTIEDPNARRALFEVLQRILMGTDVVKNVNKNNASHAVLFEALALVMHLDAEKEMMSQCVALLGKFIAVREPNIRYLGLENMTRMLLVTDVQDIIKRHQAQIITSLKDPDISIRRRALDLLYGMCDVTNAKEIVEELLQYLNTAEFAMREELSLKAAILAEKFAPELLWYVDVILQLIDKAGDFVSDDIWYRVVQFVTNNEDLQVCVYIYLNKIISTSFGEFMVHFLQLYQSYAAAKAREYLDKPALHETMVKVSAYLLGEYGHLLARRPGCSPKELFAIINDKLPTVSTSTVAILLSTYAKILMHTQPPDVGLQQQILTIFKKYESYIDVEIQQRAVEYFELSRKGPALADVLAEMPKFPERESALLKKAEDAEIDTAEQSAIKLRSQQQTSSALVVADHPPANGSAPPANHLTLVKMPSQTVSDTQESGVIYEEAPKPPVEAPKENGTPVEVESRDTNITEINNEIKAEPPSTSHSTSPADLLADLLGPLAIEGPPAVEQNPAQGLNANQSPVDDLALATLEDQSNSVQPTVNVEEKFHILCTKDSGVLYEDPHIQIGLKAEWRAHHGRLILFLGNKNTSALTSVRALILPPGHLKMELSSVPDTIPPRAQVQVPLEVANLRASRDVAVLDFSYTFGTLVDAKLRLPVVLNKFLQPITLTPEEFFPQWKALTVHSLKVQEVVKGVKPMPLSEMANLFMSLHLAVAPGLDNNPNNLVACTTFFSEATRAMLCLIRVETDPQDRTQLRLTVASGDQYLTFELKEFVKEHLIGIPRTQAAPPRAPVQPQLPAAAPATYNDPGAMLAGLL, encoded by the exons ATGGCGCTCTCGGGGATGCGGGGGCTCTCCGTCTTCATCAGCGACATACGCAACTGCCACAACAAGGAGCAGGAGCGCCTCCGCGTCGACAAGGAGCTCGGCAACATCCGCACGCGGTTCAAAAACGAGAAG GGCTTATCACCATACGAGAAGAAAAAATATGTATGGAAAATGCTTTACATTTATATGCTGGGTTATGATGTTGATTTTGGGCATATGGAAACTGTCTCGTTGATATCTGCACCAAAGTATCCTGAGAAGCAG GTTGGTTatattgtgacatcttgcttactGAATGAGAACAATGATTTCTTAAGAATGGTAATAAATACAGTACGGAATGACATAATCGGACGAAATGAGACTTTCCAGTGCTTAGCATTGACAATG GTAGGTAACATTGGTGGGAAAGAATTTTCTGAGTCACTAGCCCCAGATGTCCAGAAACTTCTT ATTTCAAGTAGTTGCCGTCCTGTTGTCAGAAAGAAGGCTGCTCTATGCCTTCTGCGGCTTTATAGGAAGAATCCTGATGTTGTGAATATTGATGGCTG GGCGGATCGAATGGCACAACTTCTAGATGAACGTGATCTAGGTGTGCTGACATCTGTCATGAGTCTTTTTGTTTCACTAGTATCCAACAATGCTGAAGCATATTggaattgtcttccaaaatgtGTAAGAATATTGGAGAGGTTAGCAAGAAATCAAGATATTCCACAAGAGTACACTTACTACGGAATTCCATCCCCTTGGCTTCAG GTAAAGACAATGAGAGCTCTTCAGTACTTCCCTACCATTGAAGATCCCAACGCAAGACGAGCTTTGTTTGAG GTCTTACAGCGCATTTTGATGGGTACTGATGTTGTTAAAAACGTTAACAAGAACAATGCCTCACATGCTGTTCTCTTTGAAGCTCTTGCTCTG GTCATGCATCTGGATGCTGAAAAGGAGATGATGTCACAGTGTGTGGCTCTTCTTGGGAAGTTTATTGCAGTCCGGGAGCCAAACATTCGGTACCTTGGTCTG GAAAACATGACTAGGATGCTGTTAGTAACAGATGTGCAGGATATCATTAAAAGGCACCAGGCTCAGATCATTACATCTTTGAAGGACCCAGATATCAG CATTAGACGGAGGGCTCTTGATTTATTATATGGCATGTGTGATGTTACAAATGCAAAGGAAATTGTTGAGGAGTTATTGCAG TACCTTAATACAGCTGAATTTGCAATGCGTGAAGAGTTGTCTCTGAAGGCAGCTATACTTGCAGAAAAATTTGCTCCAGAACTATTGTG GTATGTTGATGTTATTCTTCAGCTTATAGACAAAGCTGGAGATTTTGTAAGTGATGATATATGGTATCGAGTGGTACAATTTGTCACGAACAATGAAGATCTACAGGTTTGTGTATATATCTACTTGAACAAAATCATCTCAACTTCGTTTGGTGAATTTATGGTTCATTTTTTGCAACTGTATCAGTCATATGCTGCAGCTAAAGCGAGAGAATATCTTGACAAGCCTGCTTTACATGAGACGATGGTCAAG GTGAGTGCCTACCTTCTTGGGGAGTATGGCCATCTTTTGGCCCGGAGACCTGGCTGTAGCCCTAAGGAATTGTTTGCTATTATAAATGATAAACTTCCGACAGTATC GACAAGTACcgtagctattcttctctcaaCCTATGCCAAGATATTGATGCACACTCAGCCTCCTGATGTTGGACTGCAGCAACAAATCCTCACAATATTTAAAAA GTATGAGAGTTATATTGATGTTGAAATACAACAGAGAGCAGTTGAATATTTTGAACTAAGCAGGAAAGGCCCTGCTTTGGCAGATGTGTTGGCTGAAATGCCAAAATTCCCTGAACGTGAG TCTGCGCTGTTGAAGAAGGCTGAAGATGCTGAAATTGACACAGCAGAGCAAAGTGCTATAAAGCTACGTAGTCAGCAACAAACTTCCAGTGCTCTTGTTGTAGCTGATCACCCCCCTGCAAATGGATCTGCACCACCAGCTAATCATCTCACTCTTGTGAAGATGCCAAGCCAAACTGTTTCTGACACTCAGGAGAGTGGAGTAATTTATGAAGAGGCTCCCAAGCCTCCCGTTGAAGCTCCCAAAGAAAATGGGACTCCCGTCGAAGTGGAGAGCAGGGACACAAACATTACTGAAATCAACAATGAGATTAAAGCTGAACCTCCCTCTACATCTCATTCTACTTCTCCCGCAGACCTCCTGGCAGATCTTTTGGGTCCTCTTGCGATAGAGGGCCCTCCTGCTGTAGAGCAAAATCCTGCCCAAGGATTGAATGCTAATCAAAGTCCAGTTGATGACTTGGCACTTGCTACCCTTGAGGATCAGTCCAACTCAGTTCAG CCAACTGTCAACGTCGAGGAAAAGTTTCACATATTGTGCACAAAAGATAGCGGAGTGCTGTATGAGGATCCTCACATTCAG ATTGGTTTGAAAGCGGAGTGGCGTGCCCATCATGGCCGTCTTATTCTTTTCCTGGGTAACAAAAATACTTCAGCCCTTACGTCAGTGCGGGCGCTGATTTTGCCTCCTGGTCATTTGAAAATGGAACTTTCGTCAGTTCCCGATACTATTCCTCCAAGAGCACAG GTGCAAGTTCCACTTGAGGTTGCGAATCTCCGTGCAAGTAGAGATGTTGCGGTTCTAGATTTCTCATATACTTTTGGAACTTTG GTGGATGCCAAACTTCGACTCCCTGTTGTATTGAATAAATTTTTGCAGCCTATAACTCTTACCCCTGAAGAATTTTTCCCCCAGTGGAAAGCGCTGACTGTTCATTCGCTGAAGGTTCAAGAAGTG GTTAAAGGTGTGAAACCAATGCCTCTTTCTGAGATGGCTAATCTTTTCATGAGCCTTCACTTGGCTGTCGCCCCCGGACTT GATAACAACCCAAACAATCTGGTTGCATGCACAACATTCTTTTCTGAAGCAACGCGTGCCATGCTTTGTCTG ATAAGAGTTGAAACAGATCCACAAGACAGGACCCAACTGCGGCTAACAGTTGCCTCGGGCGACCAATATTTGACATTCGA GTTGAAAGAGTTCGTCAAGGAACATTTGATTGGTATCCCAAGGACTCAGGCTGCCCCACCTCGTGCACCGGTCCAGCCACAGTTGCctgctgcagcacctgccacaTACAATGACCCTGGTGCCATGCTTGCTGGATTGCTATGA
- the LOC110431760 gene encoding uncharacterized protein LOC110431760: MSDPSVDPEKDITGLKEEDDVQFKHSKVKVMCIKVLLHMYPVVFLAATIVAVVSMERKYHTWYSRLMSLILSLGAIFLFWRFREIKEENIERMLGRPGGNLNTTLLASTPMGSNNKK, encoded by the exons ATGTCGGATCCTTCCGTAGATCCTGAGAAAGACATCACCGGGCTGAAGGAGGAGGATGATGTTCAATTCAAACATTCCAAGGTCAAGGTCATGTGTATCAAGGTTTTACTG CATATGTACCCAGTGGTGTTTTTGGCGGCCACTATTGTCGCGGTGGTGTCGATGGAGAGGAAATATCACACGTGGTATTCACGGCTGATGTCTCTAATCTTGTCGCTTGGTGCGATTTTTCTGTTCTGGAGGTTCCGCGAGATTAAGGAGGAAAATATTGAGCGGATGTTAGGAAGACCCGGCGGCAATCTCAATACCACACTGCTAGCATCTACTCCTATGGGGAGTAATAATAAGAAATAA
- the LOC110431844 gene encoding uncharacterized protein LOC110431844 translates to MSSKASSDPVDLEKGITGLRKEDDPRKSMCIKLSLDATALLYVLFFVGFMAWAIMVSNTWWDVLLVLCILLPILLLTLWLTTKMKEVCFQGHDTEEATLGSDHTDLSTKLLLASSNKK, encoded by the exons ATGTCGTCGAAGGCGAGTTCCGACCCCGTAGATCTGGAGAAAGGGATCACCGGGCTGAGGAAGGAGGACGACCCTCGCAAGTCCATGTGTATAAAGCTGTCGTTG GATGCAACGGCCTTGCTCTATGTGCTGTTTTTTGTCGGCTTCATGGCCTGGGCGATTATGGTTTCAAACACCTGGTGGGATGTGTTGCTGGTTCTTTGTATCCTGCTGCCCATCTTGCTTTTGACGCTCTGGCTGACGACCAAGATGAAGGAGGTGTGCTTTCAGGGACATGACACGGAGGAGGCTACACTGGGAAGCGACCACACCGATCTTAGTACCAAACTACTGCTAGCATCTTCTAATAAGAAATAA
- the LOC110432828 gene encoding uncharacterized protein LOC110432828 has product MSDIAKRDFEMLAVDGSNYLTWATDIEIRLDGMGLDHTIVQPEAGKDERTKQDKAKALHYLRHHLHPDLKCEYMTEKDPLVLWQSLKDRFSQQLTIVLPRAQQDWINLRFQDFKSVAAYNSALHRIVTKLRLCGQKITDADMIEKTLSTFHPGNIVLQQQYRNSRYTKYSELSEVLSVAEQQNEVLMNNHSARPTGSIAVPEAHANVAESSRNRKRGRGKGKWKGKKGAMFKVKGKGKPKGRFDPKKERGDHSGEEQGDCYRCGAKGHWSRNCRTPKHLVDLYQQSKHKNKGQHEPHFLTEPEARPEKHDDGVVGASGDVRMDESEDNLLDDFDIFGDLQ; this is encoded by the coding sequence ATGTCGGACATCGCAAAGAGGGATTTCGAGATGCTCGCCGTGGATGGCAGCAACTACCTCACTTGGGCGACCGACATCGAGATCAGACTCGATGGCATGGGCCTCGATCATACCATTGTCCAGCCTGAAGCTGGCAAGGATGAGCGCACAAAGCAGGACAAGGCAAAAGCCTTGCATTACCTGCGACACCACCTTCATCCTGActtgaagtgcgagtacatgacGGAGAAGGACCCGCTAGTCTTGTGGCAGTCCCTGAAGGACCGCTTCAGCCAGCAGCTGACCATTGTGCTCCCCAGAGCACAACAAGACTGGATCAACCTACGCTTCCAAGACTTCAAGTCTGTGGCAGCGTACAACTCCGCATTGCACAGGATTGTGACCAAACTGCGTCTATGTGGCCAGAAGATCACTGACGCTGATATGATCGAGAAGACCTTGTCCACCTTCCACCCCGGCAACATTGTACTTCAACAACAGTATAGAAACTCAAGGTACACCAAGTACTCTGAGTTGAGTGAAGTACTATCTGTTGCCGAGCAACAGAATGAAGTTCTCATGAACAATCATTCTGCCCGGCCTACTGGTTCCATAGCTGTGCCTGAAGCACATGCCAATGTTGCTGAGAGTTCTCGCAACCGCAAAAGGGGCCGTGGAAAGGGAAAATGGAAGGGGAAGAAGGGTGCCATGTTCAAGGTCAAAGGAAAGGGAAAGCCCAAAGGTAGGTTCGACCCCAAGAAGGAAAGAGGTGACCACAGTGGGGAAGAGCAAGGCGATTGCTATAGATGTGGAGCAAAGGGGCATTGGTCCCGTAATTGCCGCACCCCCAAACACCTCGTTGACCTTTACCAGCAGAGCAAACACAAGAATAAAGGTCAGCATGAGCCCCACTTCCTCACTGAGCCTGAAGCTCGGCCTGAGAAGCACGACGACGGGGTCGTCGGTGCAAGTGGAGACGTCCGAATGGATGAGAGTGAGGACAACCTTCTTGatgactttgatatatttggagACCTGCAGTAA